The proteins below come from a single Clupea harengus chromosome 21, Ch_v2.0.2, whole genome shotgun sequence genomic window:
- the LOC105911740 gene encoding C3a anaphylatoxin chemotactic receptor yields MDEYENDSYFSPNESQYYGEYYDYPNITLESESYVAHNAVKIISVIIYSLTFLLGVPGNALVLWIAGLKMRRTVNVVWFINLAIADFLCCLSVPFSISDTLLESRWPYGTIMCKIIPPFVVLSMFASVFTLALISLDRLVLVVRPVWAQNHRSLVLAGVLCGLAWVLAILLSLPSMILRTTVSFPYTNVTFCTYDIQDGENISQSLVAVTQRIRFLFGFLFPLFIIITCYTLITLKVRSSSFRAGRAFKIIVAVIVSFFVCWLPYHALGIAREDGQDEEMVILLDQLSIALAYVNSCLNPLLYVFVGQDFKEKVRLSLRRILENAFSEDGTHSSMRSKATQSHNTASSVAQL; encoded by the coding sequence ATGGATGAATATGAAAATGATAGTTATTTCTCTCCTAATGAGTCACAATATTATGGAGAATATTATGACTACCCAAATATAACCTTGGAATCAGAGTCCTATGTGGCACATAATGCTGTGAAGATTATCTCTGTCATCATCTACAGTCTCACCTTTCTCCTCGGTGTCCCTGGTAATGCACTTGTTCTATGGATTGCGGGCTTGAAAATGAGGAGGACTGTGAATGTCGTGTGGTTTATCAACCTGGCGATCGCAGACTTTCTCTGTTGCCTCAGcgtccctttctccatctctgacaCTCTTTTGGAGTCCCGCTGGCCATATGGGACAATCATGTGCAAGATCATCCCCCCCTTTGTCGTTCTCAGCATGTTCGCCAGTGTCTTCACCCTGGCACTAATCAGCCTGGATCGCCTGGTGCTGGTGGTCCGACCCGTCTGGGCACAGAACCACCGCAGCTTAGTACTAGCGGGGGTCCTCTGTGGACTGGCCTGGGTTCTTGCTATTCTGCTTAGCTTACCATCAATGATTCTCAGAACCACTGTGAGTTTTCCATACACAAATGTAACCTTCTGCACCTATGACATCCAAGATGGGGAAAATATCTCACAATCACTCGTAGCCGTAACACAGAGGATTCGCTTTCTGTTTggcttcctctttcctctcttcatcatcatcacctgcTACACCCTCATCACACTCAAGGTGAGGAGCAGTAGTTTCCGTGCCGGAAGGGCCTTCAAGATCATTGTTGCTGTAATCGTGTCCTTCTTCGTGTGCTGGCTGCCTTATCACGCCTTGGGAATTGCCAGAGAGGATGGCCAAGACGAAGAGATGGTGATCCTTCTGGACCAGCTGAGCATAGCCCTGGCATATGTGAACAGCTGCCTTAACCCGCTCCTGTATGTATTCGTAGGACAGGACTTTAAGGAGAAGGTGCGTCTGTCGCTGAGGCGGATCCTGGAGAATGCATTCAGCGAGGACGGTACACACTCCTCCATGCGCTCCAaagccacacagtcacacaacactGCCTCCTCAGTGGCCCAGCTTTAG
- the tdgf1 gene encoding teratocarcinoma-derived growth factor 1 — MRSRIAFRLLGGYWVTSLISQNCVKNRNRMSRFFMLLLSVICSACIAVGSACEGVDCVKAKLSEKPTQNAGYLNQFNEMNSPTDNRKRSDAGSVLPFIGLTGSAKQSRDCCKNGGRCILGSFCACPKHFSGRSCEYDERVRYCGVIPHGEWVQKGCSYCRCGYGVLHCFPQVFHNDCDDSQEVLGFHSNAPSQFQTKFLWCVAPLILHLLFW, encoded by the exons ATGCGGAGCAGGATTGCGTTTCGTTTGCTAGGAGGTTACTGGGTTACTAGCTTAATTTCTCAGAACTGTGtgaagaacagaaacagaatgaGTCGTTTCTTTAT GTTGTTACTGTCCGTCATCTGCTCTGCTTGTATTGCTGTTGGATCAG CGTGTGAAGGGGTGGATTGTGTGAAAGCTAAACTCTCGGAGAAGCCAACTCAAAATGCCGGGTACCTGAATCAGTTCAACGAGATGAATTCACCCACCGACAACCGAAAACGTAGCGACGCCGGATCCGTCTTACCTTTCATCGGCCTCACAGGAA GCGCTAAACAGAGTCGAGACTGCTGCAAAAATGGTGGGAGATGCATACTAGGAAGTTTTTGCGCCTGCCCTAAACACTTTAGTGGTCGGAGCTGTGAATACGATGAACGCGTGAG GTACTGTGGCGTTATCCCTCATGGAGAGTGGGTTCAGAAGGGCTGCTCCTACTGTCGCTGTGGATATGGAGTTCTCCATTGCTTCCCCCAAGTGTTCCACAACGACTGTG ATGACTCCCAGGAAGTCTTGGGGTTTCATTCAAATGCCCCCAGCCAATTTCAAACCAAGTTCCTCTGGTGCGTGGCTCCTCTGATTTTGCATCTTCTCTTTTGGTGA